The genomic window CTACCAGTCCACACTGCTGAGAGATTATTGCTAGGGCTGGGAGCATTCATCAGGCTTACGGATATCCATGTGTTGGTTGTTGGGTTGTAGCGACCAGAGTTGTAAGGGGCAATAAACGATCCACCCCAAATGATCATCTCATTGCCAGTCCACACCGCAGTATGAAGGTATCGTTCCCTGGGAGCTCCGGATGTGCTTGTAGCTGCCCAACTATCGTTGGTTGGATTGTACCTACCTCCGGTGTTGAGACGGATGACTGCTGTAGCACTGAATTGATCACCACCCCAAACGATCATTTCACTGCCTGTCCAAACCGCACTGTGGAAAACTCGCGTGGCAGGAGAGTTATTGGTACTCGTTGCTGACCAAGTATTAGTTGTCGGGTTGTATCGCCCGCCCGTGTTGGTCGCTTGGCTAGAGTTGAATCTCCCGCCCCAAACGATCATCTCATTACCTGTCCATACAGCCGTGGGAGAAGATCGCGGGCTTGGCGCGCCGGTTGTATTTGTTGCTGTCCAGGAGTTCGTTGTTGGGTTGTATCGTCCGCCATCGCTGGTGAGTTCACCCCAAATCAACATTTCGCTACCTGTCCATACGGCAGCATGACCAGATCGAGGCCTAGTACTCCATCAAGCTGAAAATGAGGGATGTAGGGCGGGATTTAATCCCGCCCTACATCCCGGATGCGCTCTCAGCATCCATCACTTACAGCTTGATGGAGTACTAGGAGCAGCAACAGTATTCGTGGGCATCCACGCATCGGTTGCGGGGAAATATCTTCCGCCAGTGTTGAGAACTCCGCTGGAGGTTCCGCCACCCCAAATAATCATTTCACTGCCAGTCCATACAGCAGTGTGACCAGTTCGCACACTAGGAGCGCCAGTTGTGCTCGTCGCCGTCCACCCATCACTCCCGCACGGCACAGCCACCGCCGCAATCTCCGGCAACCGATACGCCCACCCCGGCGCGTCCACCGCCACGTCCAGCGCGCCCCGCACCCCGCGCCACCATTCCTCAAATTGCGGATGGTGGATTGCGGATGGCGGATTTGCAGCAGCCGTCAAGCCGAACGCCTCACATCCCCCAATCCGCCTTCCACATTCCGCCAGCCGCAAGCGAAGCTCCCGCTCCGCCAGCACCGGGCGCGCCAGGCATTCGGCCAGCAGCAGCGGCTCGTGCTCGAGCGCCGCCCACAACGCGCCGAGCACGGCCGGCTGCCGGGTCTGCCGCGCCATCCGTTCCAACTCCGCTTGCAACTGCTCCGGCGTGAGCGCCGCGCCCGTGAAGACTTCGAGCGCGCGCGACATCCGCAGGTACTCTTCCACCTGCGCGCGCAACGCCGCCGCGGGCAGCACCTCGTCGAGCGCCGGTTTCGGTTGCGGATTGTCTGTGGGCCATAAGCGCTGCCGATGGTAGACCGCTTCGATGGCGCGCTGGGCGGCGACGCGGTCTTCAAAGGTCAGGCTCTGGCGCTTGCCGCCGGCGTGGCCGCGTGGCGCGCCGGTGTTGAAGACGGCCAGCACGGTGATGAGCAACACGGCGCACAGGGCGATGAAACGGGCAATGATGAAATGACGCTGGTGAAATGGACGGCGAGTGAACATAGCTGACCTCCTTGTCAGGGTGCGAAATGCGTAGCTGGTTACTTCGTCCAATCTTGCAGTGTCAGTCCGGCAATCTGTCCGAAATGAATGGCATTGCGGGTGACCAGAATGCACTGCTGGGCGAGGGTGATGGCGGCGATGCGGCGGTCTTGCGTGTCCAGGCGCGGCCATTGTTTGCGCAACGACTGGTCAAGCGTCTCCGCCACCGGGTCGAAATCGAGAATCGGGAGTGTGTTCAGGTCGGCAATCGTTTCGTGCAACTGGCGGTAAGCCGCAACGCAAGCCA from Acidobacteriota bacterium includes these protein-coding regions:
- a CDS encoding type II toxin-antitoxin system VapC family toxin; the encoded protein is MIRYVLDTDHLSLAQRGHQLVTARLTATQPGAVAITIITAEEQLRGRFLQIRKFPNGLACVAAYRQLHETIADLNTLPILDFDPVAETLDQSLRKQWPRLDTQDRRIAAITLAQQCILVTRNAIHFGQIAGLTLQDWTK